In the genome of Acidobacteriota bacterium, the window AGAGGCCGCGACAGATTGACGACCTTGCCGACGTAGATCGCCGTATGACCATCACCGCCGGGCTCCGGCAAGAGGCCGATGCCGGTGCCGAGGAGCTCGTAGTTGATCAGGGAAGCCATGGTCGCCAAAAAAACGCGGAAACGGCAATCGTAACCGAGAAGCGGGCCCGGCGAACGAAGGATTTCGAACTCAGCGCCCGGCGTCCCGCTGCAGAGCCCGGAGATGGGCCTCCATGCGCGCCTTGAGTTCGCTGTCGTCGGTCACCGAAATGGCGCGATCGAAGGCCGCCAGGGCTGCGCTGCGGTCGCCGGCGGCGAGGGCGCGCTCGTAGGCGAGCATCTGACGGGTGCGCTCGACCTCCCGCCGCGCCGCGTCCAGCTTCGCCGCGTCGCCGTAGCGGGACAGGGTGCCATCGAGCAGCCGCTCGGCGGCCTCGGGGTCGCCGTTGGCGAGATGCAGCCGCACCAGATCGAAGGCCAGATCCAAGCGGTAGGGCAAGGCCACCATAGCGATCTTCAGGTGTCGGATGCCGGCCACCGGATCGCCCCCCGGGAGCCCCTGGGAGCGCCCGAGCAGAGCACGCGCTTCGGCAAAGCTCGGATCCCGAGCCACCGCCTCGGCGAAGGCCCAGCGGGCGCCGTCAGCGTCCTTCTGGACCGAACGATGGCGACCCAGGCGGACAAAGGTCAGGGCCTCCCGAGAGCCCGCCTCAAGAGCTTTGCGGTGGAGCACCTCAGCCTCTTCGTAGCTGCCCTGAGAGTCCTGGATCCAAGCCAGGCCGGACCAGGCCTCGCCATTGCCGGGATCGCCTTCGAGGGCGACATCGTAGTGCTCGGCAGCGAGATCCCGGCGACCGACCAGCAACAGGAGATCTCCCAGGTGGACCGCGACCTCGGAGCGGTCGACGGCCCGCACCGCCACCTGCGCCGGTACCGGCAAGTCTTCGATCGCGACCACCAGGCTGGCGAACTCGCGCCGCTGCAGGTAAGCGACCAAGTCTTTTTCGAGCTCGGCGACGGAACGACCCAGGGATTCCTCCAGGGCGTCGTTGGGATCTTCGCCGGCGAGCAGCCGGAGCAAATAGTCACCCAGGGTGGCAGTGCCCTCGGGCTGCGACAGCAGGTAGTGAACCAGGGCCCAGGAAACGGCGTAGAAACGCCCCACCCGCCGGCGCGCTCCCCCCGCCCCGTGGAGATCACGCCGGTCCGCCACGCTCAGCACCGCCGGCAGATCGAGATCGGTCTCGCTCTGCAGCCAGTCGAGGTGGCGCTCCACCGGGCTGCCGACGCGCGCGAACCCGGCACGCTCCTCGAACGCTCCGTAGTACTCGGCCAGGCCCTCGTCGAGCCAGCGCGGGACCGCCGGAAAATTGTGCGCCACCAGGTCGTGCACCGCCTCGTGGTAGACCGCCGAGAGGGCACCCCGGCGGCCGGGATCGGCATCGAGAGTGATGAAGGCACCATCGCGGCTACGAATGAACTGCCCCATGATACGCAGCCCGCCGCCATCGCTGCCGTTCTTGTAGGGCGCGTAGGCCTCGGCATCGCGGAAGGCCAGAATGCGCAAGGGCACCGCCGAATCGAGCTCGAGGTCCGGAGACAGGCGCGCGAACAGACTGCGAAAGCGCTCCAGGCGCAGCAGCAGATCGCGGCCCCGTTCCGGGGAAGCGTTGGTGAGCAAGGCGAAATCGGAGCTCGAGACCTCACTCCAACCGCTGAAGGGATCGACCTCCTGGGCATCAGCCCACGGAGAAAAGGAGACAATCAGAACCAGGATCGCAAGACACACCCGCATCGCTGAATCTTACTCGCCCGCGCCGGCGATGGTTTGCCGGCGCGACTCCTCGTCCGCGCCTAGCGGTCGATCGCTTCGACGGCGATGTCTTCGAGGGTCACCGTCGACACCTGCTCCATGCGCGAGTCGACGAACTCGGGATCGATCATGTCGATGTCGAGGTCCGGGGCATTGATCCCGAGGTTCTTCTGGTCGAAGAACAGCAGGCCGCCGACCCGCCGGTAGTTGAAGGCCGGCCGAAAGCGCAGCCCTCCGGAGAAGCTGTAGGCGAACTGCTCGAGGCGGCCGGACTCGGGATCGAACCAGTAGAGGTACTGATCGTTGGCATTGGGGCTCGAGTCCTCGGCGAAACTCACCTTGACGCGCTGCAATTCGCGCTCGCCCCAGCGCTCCATGCCCTGGTCTTCGAAGAAGACGTTGGGGTCCGCCAAGCGCAGCGGCAGAAAGGCGAAGTAGACCTTGGCGGTCACCCAACGGAAATAGGAAAGCTCCGTTTCCGCCGTCAGCTCCACCGCCTCACCATCGATCCAGGCCTCCACCGACTGATTGGTCACCCGCACCCGGCGCTGCTGATCTCGCGCCTCACCCTCCGCCTGATGATCGAACAGGCCGCCACGGGTCTCGACCGTCAGGTCCGTGCAGCCGGACCGCGAGCACAGGTCGAGGGTGACCCGGGAGGCCGCGAAGGTCTCACCTCCGTGATGGGCGATGGCCTTCTCGACGATCTTCGGCATGTCGGCGGCGGACAGGGTCGGAAGGAGCAGAAGGGCGGCGGCAAAGAGGGCGGTGCGAGCGATTTTCATGGTTGGGATCCTATCCTGCCGGGGTAGTCTGATGGGGTGACCCCAAAGGCGATCAGGATCGACCCGCGGGAATCCGAGAGCCTTGGTGCCCAAGCGCGAACCATCCACTTGCCAGGACGGACGACACGATGACGACGATGAGAGTTTACGAGCTCGACGGAGCCTTTGGTTTGGACCATCTACGGCCCGCGGAGCGGCCCCTTCCGGAGCCTCGGCGGGGCGAGATCGTCATCGCCGTCAGCGCCGTGTCGCTCAACTATCGCGACCTCTTGATGGTACGCGGCCACTACAACCCGCGCCAGCCGCTGCCCCTCGTCCCGTGCTCCGACGCCGTTGGCGAGGTCGTCGCCACCGGCCCCGATGTCGACCGCTTCGCCGTCGGGGATCGGGTCTGCCCACTGTTCGCCCAGCGCTGGATCGCCGGCGAGCCGGAGCACCAGCGCTTGCGTTCGACCCTCGGCGGCCCCCTCGACGGCACCCTGCGCAGCCACATGGTGCTCCCCGCCGAAGCCGCCGTCGCCGCACCGCCGCACCTCTCCAACGTCGAAGCGGCCTGCCTGCCCTGCGCTGCTCTCACCGCCTGGAGCGCCCTGGTCGAGCTCGGCCCGGTCGCCGCCGGCGACACGGTGTTGGTGCTCGGCACCGGCGGCGTCGCCCTCTTCGCCCTGCAGTTCGCCCACCTGCTCGGAGCGCGCGTCATCTTGACCTCGTCGAGCGACGACAAGCTGGC includes:
- a CDS encoding NAD(P)-dependent alcohol dehydrogenase: MRVYELDGAFGLDHLRPAERPLPEPRRGEIVIAVSAVSLNYRDLLMVRGHYNPRQPLPLVPCSDAVGEVVATGPDVDRFAVGDRVCPLFAQRWIAGEPEHQRLRSTLGGPLDGTLRSHMVLPAEAAVAAPPHLSNVEAACLPCAALTAWSALVELGPVAAGDTVLVLGTGGVALFALQFAHLLGARVILTSSSDDKLARGRELGAWQTLNYRRQPEWGKEVRRLTEGRGADLVVEVGGAATLAQSLRAVRMGGTISLIGVLSGTEAPLSVTPVLMQQVRIQGVLVGHRDGFENMNRAISGHQLRPIVDRVFTFDQTPQAFDHLASGSHFGKVCLEL
- a CDS encoding tetratricopeptide repeat protein — protein: MRVCLAILVLIVSFSPWADAQEVDPFSGWSEVSSSDFALLTNASPERGRDLLLRLERFRSLFARLSPDLELDSAVPLRILAFRDAEAYAPYKNGSDGGGLRIMGQFIRSRDGAFITLDADPGRRGALSAVYHEAVHDLVAHNFPAVPRWLDEGLAEYYGAFEERAGFARVGSPVERHLDWLQSETDLDLPAVLSVADRRDLHGAGGARRRVGRFYAVSWALVHYLLSQPEGTATLGDYLLRLLAGEDPNDALEESLGRSVAELEKDLVAYLQRREFASLVVAIEDLPVPAQVAVRAVDRSEVAVHLGDLLLLVGRRDLAAEHYDVALEGDPGNGEAWSGLAWIQDSQGSYEEAEVLHRKALEAGSREALTFVRLGRHRSVQKDADGARWAFAEAVARDPSFAEARALLGRSQGLPGGDPVAGIRHLKIAMVALPYRLDLAFDLVRLHLANGDPEAAERLLDGTLSRYGDAAKLDAARREVERTRQMLAYERALAAGDRSAALAAFDRAISVTDDSELKARMEAHLRALQRDAGR
- a CDS encoding DUF6503 family protein, coding for MKIARTALFAAALLLLPTLSAADMPKIVEKAIAHHGGETFAASRVTLDLCSRSGCTDLTVETRGGLFDHQAEGEARDQQRRVRVTNQSVEAWIDGEAVELTAETELSYFRWVTAKVYFAFLPLRLADPNVFFEDQGMERWGERELQRVKVSFAEDSSPNANDQYLYWFDPESGRLEQFAYSFSGGLRFRPAFNYRRVGGLLFFDQKNLGINAPDLDIDMIDPEFVDSRMEQVSTVTLEDIAVEAIDR